A genomic region of Ictidomys tridecemlineatus isolate mIctTri1 chromosome 10, mIctTri1.hap1, whole genome shotgun sequence contains the following coding sequences:
- the LOC144367623 gene encoding speedy protein E4A-like, which produces MADQEISQSGQSPSQPSTSESHLEVVVDDEVPSPSEDPVVKRFLAWDKNLRVSDKYLLAMVIAYFSRAGLFSWQYRRIHFFLALYLANDMEEDNQAPKQGIFHFLYGTSYAQRPLFHKLRYQFICSMGWNTRVSREECEEIQAYDPELWVWGRDRALLA; this is translated from the exons ATGGCGGATCAAGAAATCTCCCAGTCTGGGCAATCGCCTTCCCAGCCGAGCACCTCAGAATCCCACCTGGAGGTGGTGGTAGATGATGAGGTCCCAAGTCCATCAG AGGATCCTGTTGTCAAAAGATTCCTGGCCTGGGACAAGAACCTGAGGGTGTCTGACAAG TACCTCCTGGCTATGGTCATAGCTTATTTTAGCCGAGCTGGCCTCTTCTCCTGGCAGTACCGACGAATCCACTTCTTTCTGGCCCT CTACCTGGCCAATGACATGGAGGAGGACAACCAGGCTCCTAAACAAGGCATCTTTCATTTCCTCTACGGGACTAGCTACGCCCAGCGTCCCCTGTTCCACAAACTGCGCTATCAGTTCATCTGCTCCATGGGCTGGAACACTCGGGTTTCCAGGGAGGAGTGTGAGGAG ATTCAAGCTTATGATCCGGAGCTCTGGGTGTGGGGCCGAGATCGCGCCCTCCTTGCCTAG